A single region of the Planctomycetia bacterium genome encodes:
- a CDS encoding universal stress protein: protein MRVFFAVDGSREALNAVRQVGQFVSPATDAAAIYFAPPEVIFRRGGNVLAPVTDGVAAAVEPADVVLRQLSSDISLQDVAAEAVVEIVAKEARHLLPEPLAAGATMITARHTPREGILIESEKWGADLVVVGARGMTGLDTVLFGSVSRAVVHGSRIPVFVSRTVSEHRGDRPFRVLFASDGSACSEAALAAATKLTLPRNSEVIAVTAIETLPPEVPEWMAQAGRSAEAAEMIDRWTRETERDKYQAREGLATLLGKQLPPFAGAEVVVAEGHSAEQILKLVNERRIDLVVLGSQGKDLLKRLFIGSTSEKVLTHAPCSVLVAR from the coding sequence ATGAGAGTCTTTTTCGCCGTCGACGGTTCCCGCGAGGCCCTTAACGCCGTCCGCCAAGTCGGACAGTTCGTCTCGCCGGCCACCGACGCGGCGGCCATTTACTTCGCTCCGCCGGAAGTCATCTTTCGGCGCGGGGGCAACGTGCTCGCGCCTGTGACCGACGGCGTAGCCGCGGCGGTCGAACCGGCCGACGTCGTGTTGCGGCAACTTTCGAGCGACATAAGTCTTCAGGATGTCGCCGCCGAGGCGGTTGTGGAGATCGTCGCGAAGGAGGCTCGACATCTGCTTCCCGAGCCGTTGGCCGCCGGAGCGACCATGATCACGGCCCGACACACGCCGCGCGAGGGAATCCTGATCGAGTCGGAAAAGTGGGGAGCCGACTTGGTCGTCGTCGGCGCTCGGGGGATGACAGGACTCGACACCGTACTGTTCGGAAGCGTTTCCCGAGCGGTCGTGCACGGCTCGCGCATTCCGGTGTTCGTATCGCGAACCGTTTCCGAGCACCGTGGCGATCGGCCGTTTCGCGTGCTGTTCGCCTCCGACGGGTCCGCCTGCAGCGAAGCGGCTCTCGCTGCGGCGACCAAGTTGACGTTGCCGCGCAATTCGGAAGTGATCGCCGTGACCGCAATCGAAACCTTGCCGCCGGAAGTGCCCGAATGGATGGCGCAAGCCGGGCGCAGCGCCGAAGCCGCGGAGATGATCGATCGCTGGACTCGCGAAACGGAGCGCGACAAGTATCAAGCCCGCGAAGGGCTGGCGACACTCCTGGGCAAGCAGCTCCCGCCTTTCGCCGGAGCCGAGGTCGTCGTTGCCGAAGGACACTCCGCCGAACAAATCCTCAAGCTGGTGAACGAGCGCCGGATCGATCTCGTCGTCCTCGGCTCGCAGGGAAAAGATTTACTGAAACGGCTGTTCATCGGGAGCACCAGCGAGAAAGTGCTCACGCACGCTCCCTGTTCGGTCCTGGTCGCTCGTTGA